One window of the Chryseobacterium sp. CY350 genome contains the following:
- a CDS encoding DUF7619 domain-containing protein, whose amino-acid sequence MKNIYLLATLLFCSSFSSQIVNIPDANFKAKLVSANQWNFIANDLIGNMTVIDTNGDGQIQVSEAANISQLTLNQTQIHDLTGLQSFSNLQNIVIQGNTYIDEVNVSNLAYLKNLSLIGNGIDLINTQGCTQLEYVNLTNNSGFLYNLNFLQSNISSLKKLKLISNQHLSGVDLTSLINLEELDISGTSHLNTAFTSLNLANNVNLKKIIIEKPNLTSLTLNPLSQLLEFTLQKTPLTSLNLSSAGIMEYLHVADNALMTSINIQNSNGLENILVLNCPLITSLGIQNKPNLTSMSLGGTGVTSLNFTGTPGIGNLAISNNALTSLDLSPITSLAALNLNENISSLDVSQNTMLQGMSVNGLGLTYVNAKNGNPNLQAYLGSSVYSPNLAYVCCDTNLVQTISNQLLANGHTNVQVNSYCSFAPGGTVYTLQGNTKYDIDNNGCNSTDLNKPLQQFNISGNGTSGSYVTNAMGNYSIPVQSGSYTITPVMENPTYFSISPTSLNANFPTQTSPLSQNFCLTANGNHNDLEILIIPITTARPGFNSKYKIIYKNKGTTTQSGTLVYNYNDNLMNYLSSTLAPNSQSTGVLNWNFANLLPFESREFTLTFTLNTPTQTPPLLGGNILNYTAQINAATDETPLDNTFVLNQTVVNSFDPNDKTCLQGATITTSQVGNYVHYLIRFENTGTANAQNIVVKDEIDVSKYDLSTLQPLSGSHDFVTQITSPNIVEFIFENIQLPFADATNDGYISFKIKTKSTLTIGDSFSNTAKIYFDYNHPIVTNTYTTSVQNVLGTSEITKDKVEVGIYPNPVKDILYFKSKEKIVKAEIYDSAGRITNSLGVKDDSINLSELPKGNYIIKFSTKNQSVSQKFIKE is encoded by the coding sequence ATGAAAAATATCTACCTATTAGCAACACTGCTATTTTGCTCATCTTTCAGTTCTCAAATTGTAAATATTCCTGATGCAAATTTTAAAGCCAAGCTTGTTTCTGCGAATCAGTGGAATTTTATAGCTAATGATCTTATCGGAAATATGACCGTTATTGATACCAATGGAGACGGGCAGATACAGGTAAGTGAAGCGGCGAACATTTCGCAGTTGACATTGAATCAAACTCAGATTCATGATTTAACCGGCTTGCAGAGCTTTAGTAATCTCCAAAATATTGTCATACAGGGAAATACGTACATTGACGAGGTGAATGTAAGCAATTTGGCATATCTTAAAAATCTGAGCCTGATCGGAAACGGCATCGATCTTATTAATACTCAAGGCTGTACGCAGCTGGAATATGTAAATCTCACCAATAATTCCGGTTTTTTATATAATCTGAACTTTTTGCAAAGCAATATATCTTCGCTGAAAAAGCTTAAACTAATCAGCAACCAACATTTATCCGGAGTAGATCTTACCAGCCTAATCAATTTGGAAGAATTAGACATATCCGGCACATCGCATCTCAATACAGCTTTCACAAGCCTTAATCTGGCTAACAATGTCAATCTGAAGAAAATCATCATCGAAAAGCCAAATCTTACTTCTCTTACCCTGAATCCGCTAAGTCAGTTACTGGAATTTACACTGCAAAAAACGCCTTTAACATCATTGAATCTAAGCAGCGCGGGTATAATGGAATATTTGCATGTTGCAGATAACGCATTGATGACTTCAATCAATATTCAAAACTCAAATGGGTTGGAAAATATTTTAGTTTTAAACTGTCCTTTGATAACATCGTTAGGCATTCAGAACAAGCCTAACTTAACTTCGATGAGTCTTGGAGGTACAGGAGTTACCTCGCTGAATTTCACAGGAACGCCAGGAATTGGAAATTTAGCAATCAGTAATAATGCCCTGACATCATTAGACCTTTCACCCATTACCTCTTTGGCTGCGCTCAATTTAAATGAAAACATTTCTAGTTTAGACGTCAGCCAGAATACAATGCTACAAGGTATGAGCGTAAACGGACTGGGACTTACCTATGTTAACGCAAAAAATGGAAATCCTAATTTGCAGGCTTATTTGGGGTCTTCCGTTTATTCGCCAAACCTCGCCTATGTATGCTGCGATACAAATTTGGTACAAACTATATCTAACCAACTTTTAGCAAACGGACATACAAATGTACAGGTCAACAGCTACTGCTCTTTTGCTCCTGGAGGTACAGTATACACGCTGCAGGGAAATACTAAATATGACATCGACAATAATGGCTGTAACTCTACTGATCTCAATAAACCACTCCAACAATTCAACATTAGCGGAAATGGCACAAGCGGATCTTACGTTACTAATGCAATGGGTAATTATTCAATCCCAGTACAATCTGGCTCATATACCATCACACCGGTGATGGAAAACCCAACGTACTTTTCTATATCTCCGACCAGTTTGAATGCAAATTTTCCTACACAAACAAGCCCGCTATCTCAAAATTTCTGTTTGACTGCAAATGGAAATCATAATGATCTCGAAATACTTATTATCCCGATTACTACGGCAAGACCCGGCTTCAATTCAAAATATAAAATCATTTATAAAAACAAAGGGACAACTACACAGTCGGGAACATTAGTTTATAATTACAATGATAACCTAATGAATTATCTAAGTTCTACACTCGCTCCAAATTCTCAGTCGACAGGAGTTTTAAATTGGAATTTCGCCAATCTTCTTCCATTTGAAAGCAGAGAATTTACTTTAACGTTTACTCTAAATACTCCGACACAAACTCCACCCCTGTTGGGCGGCAATATTTTGAATTACACTGCTCAGATTAATGCCGCTACTGACGAGACACCTTTAGACAATACTTTTGTGCTTAATCAAACCGTGGTAAATTCATTTGATCCGAATGACAAAACCTGCCTGCAAGGCGCGACAATTACAACTTCACAAGTAGGAAATTATGTACATTATTTAATTCGTTTCGAAAATACAGGTACAGCAAATGCTCAAAATATTGTAGTGAAAGATGAGATTGATGTTTCAAAATACGATCTTTCTACACTGCAGCCGTTATCGGGAAGTCACGATTTTGTAACACAAATTACCAGCCCGAATATTGTAGAATTTATCTTTGAAAATATTCAGCTTCCTTTTGCAGATGCCACGAATGACGGCTACATTTCATTTAAAATCAAGACCAAATCAACACTTACTATTGGTGACAGTTTCAGCAATACTGCAAAAATTTATTTTGATTATAATCATCCTATCGTTACAAATACATACACAACTTCTGTACAGAATGTTTTAGGAACTTCGGAAATCACTAAAGATAAAGTTGAGGTCGGCATTTACCCAAATCCTGTAAAAGATATTCTTTACTTTAAATCTAAAGAGAAAATTGTAAAAGCTGAAATATACGACAGCGCAGGAAGAATTACGAATTCTTTAGGTGTAAAAGACGACAGCATTAATCTTTCAGAACTTCCTAAAGGAAATTATATCATTAAATTTTCCACAAAAAATCAATCTGTGAGTCAGAAATTCATAAAAGAATAA
- a CDS encoding DUF1349 domain-containing protein produces MKKIILTSIITLNILQVVKAQSLEKMTWFNEPQQWEIKDKKLIMSVTPQSDYWRISHYGFTVDDAPFFYSTYGGEFETKVKITGDYKARFDQMGLMLRIDEKNYIKAGVEFVDGKFNLSTVVTHKTSDWSVIVLDKTPSFVWIKAVRRLDAVEIFYSFDDKEYIMMRNAYLQDNTPVKVGVMAASPDGNGFKATFENFSVKHLPDQRRLDWLKKNQN; encoded by the coding sequence ATGAAAAAAATAATACTGACATCAATTATAACTTTAAACATACTACAAGTTGTAAAAGCACAGTCTCTTGAGAAAATGACGTGGTTTAATGAGCCGCAGCAATGGGAGATTAAAGATAAAAAGCTCATCATGAGTGTAACGCCGCAAAGTGATTACTGGCGCATTTCGCATTATGGTTTTACAGTTGACGATGCGCCGTTTTTTTATTCAACTTATGGTGGAGAATTTGAAACCAAAGTCAAAATTACCGGCGATTATAAAGCCAGGTTTGATCAAATGGGATTAATGTTGAGAATTGATGAAAAAAATTACATCAAAGCCGGAGTAGAATTCGTCGACGGGAAATTCAATCTCAGTACTGTTGTTACTCATAAAACCAGTGACTGGAGTGTTATTGTTTTGGATAAAACACCATCTTTTGTCTGGATAAAAGCTGTGCGAAGACTTGATGCGGTAGAGATTTTTTATTCCTTCGATGATAAAGAATATATAATGATGCGAAATGCTTATCTGCAAGATAATACTCCAGTAAAAGTCGGAGTTATGGCTGCAAGTCCCGACGGAAATGGTTTCAAGGCCACTTTCGAAAATTTTTCTGTCAAACATCTGCCGGATCAACGGCGTTTGGACTGGCTGAAGAAAAATCAGAACTAA
- a CDS encoding S46 family peptidase, with protein sequence MIKRNFLIASAFFSFSLGMAQQYGGMWIPTELNEKEMKDLGMKISAKDIFNTQKPSIKDAVVQFNGGCTAEIISPKGLLLTNHHCGYGQIQAHSTVQNDLLSNGFWAKNIETELPNPGVTVDFIVDIKEVTNQILEGTDNLQEPELSKKIANNIEIYKNSQKTESYQSISVKSMYYGNKFYAYVIETYKDVRLVGAPPQSIGKFGSDTDNWVWPRHTGDFSMFRIYADKNNKPAEYSKDNIPYVPKHYLPVSIKDKAENDFTFVFGFPGRTTEYLPAIAVEKIMTEIDPARIAVRDVALKTLDEKMRADDATRIKYASKFASVANYWKKWIGEVEGLKKSNAVQKKVMYEGSLVSKNPQIKVTLDELNKLYKDQAPFALNNAYYSEVVRNAETLMLANLYSNYITSVEAGRMDEKGIAAFKNRLTSFYKDYSAELDAKVTAKLLALYANKTAPQFLPSGFDKFKNETQNIASIEEMSKNSVITGRSEVNGASLSADIDKAFSNQDKLIKTIKKDPVYQLFNNMKDTYMKTADPQFMSLQVKIDALQKKYMAQQMSTDKDRKFFPDANSTLRVTYGKVKGSTPKDAVTYDYQTHLAGVMEKYVPGDYEFDVPKKLIDLYDKKDFGNYKDKTGDVPVGFTATNHTTGGNSGSPALDAHGNLVGLNFDRQWEGTMSDINYDPRFSRNIMVDTKYILFIVDKFADSKWLINEMKIVK encoded by the coding sequence ATGATAAAACGTAATTTTTTGATTGCTTCGGCTTTCTTCAGTTTTTCGCTGGGAATGGCTCAGCAATACGGCGGAATGTGGATTCCCACAGAATTGAATGAAAAGGAAATGAAAGATCTCGGAATGAAAATCTCTGCCAAAGATATCTTCAATACCCAAAAACCAAGCATAAAAGATGCTGTAGTACAGTTCAACGGGGGTTGTACGGCAGAAATAATTTCTCCAAAAGGTTTGCTTCTTACCAATCATCACTGTGGTTACGGGCAGATTCAGGCTCATTCTACCGTTCAAAATGATTTGCTATCAAACGGATTTTGGGCAAAAAATATAGAAACCGAACTTCCGAATCCCGGAGTAACTGTTGATTTTATCGTTGATATTAAAGAAGTTACAAATCAGATTTTAGAAGGAACAGATAATCTTCAGGAACCTGAACTTTCAAAAAAAATCGCCAACAATATTGAGATTTATAAAAACTCTCAGAAAACAGAGTCTTACCAATCAATTTCTGTAAAATCGATGTATTACGGAAATAAATTTTATGCTTATGTAATTGAAACCTATAAAGATGTACGTTTGGTAGGCGCTCCACCACAAAGCATCGGAAAATTCGGAAGCGATACAGACAACTGGGTTTGGCCTAGACATACGGGAGATTTCTCTATGTTCAGAATTTACGCTGATAAAAACAACAAGCCTGCAGAATATTCAAAAGATAACATTCCTTATGTTCCGAAGCATTATCTTCCGGTTTCTATAAAAGATAAGGCTGAGAATGATTTCACATTTGTATTTGGCTTCCCGGGACGAACTACAGAATACCTGCCCGCAATTGCTGTTGAAAAAATCATGACAGAAATTGATCCTGCAAGAATTGCCGTACGCGATGTTGCTTTGAAAACTTTAGATGAAAAAATGCGTGCAGATGATGCCACACGTATAAAATATGCTTCAAAGTTTGCTTCAGTTGCCAATTACTGGAAAAAATGGATTGGTGAAGTAGAAGGTCTTAAAAAATCTAATGCTGTACAGAAAAAAGTGATGTATGAAGGTTCTTTGGTTTCCAAAAATCCTCAGATAAAAGTAACCTTAGATGAACTCAACAAACTGTACAAAGATCAGGCTCCTTTTGCTCTCAACAATGCTTATTATTCTGAAGTTGTAAGAAATGCTGAAACGCTTATGCTTGCCAATCTATATTCAAACTATATCACATCGGTAGAAGCAGGGAGGATGGATGAGAAAGGTATTGCTGCTTTTAAAAACAGACTTACCTCTTTTTACAAAGATTACAGTGCTGAGCTAGACGCTAAAGTGACGGCCAAACTTTTGGCTCTATATGCAAATAAAACAGCTCCCCAGTTTTTACCTTCTGGTTTTGATAAGTTTAAAAATGAAACTCAAAATATCGCATCGATTGAGGAAATGTCTAAAAACTCTGTCATCACTGGAAGATCAGAAGTGAATGGAGCTTCTCTGAGCGCAGATATAGACAAAGCTTTTTCTAACCAGGACAAACTGATCAAGACCATTAAAAAAGATCCTGTTTACCAACTTTTCAATAATATGAAAGATACATATATGAAAACTGCTGATCCTCAGTTCATGTCATTACAGGTAAAAATCGATGCTTTGCAGAAAAAATATATGGCTCAGCAGATGTCGACAGATAAAGACAGAAAATTCTTTCCTGATGCCAATTCTACACTTCGTGTGACGTACGGAAAAGTAAAAGGTTCAACACCGAAAGATGCCGTAACTTATGATTACCAGACGCATTTAGCAGGTGTGATGGAAAAATATGTTCCGGGAGATTATGAATTTGATGTTCCGAAAAAGTTGATTGATCTTTATGACAAAAAAGATTTTGGAAACTACAAAGATAAAACCGGAGACGTTCCTGTAGGATTTACCGCGACCAACCATACGACAGGAGGAAATTCCGGAAGTCCGGCACTGGATGCACACGGAAACTTGGTAGGACTGAATTTTGACAGACAATGGGAAGGTACGATGAGTGACATTAACTACGATCCGCGTTTTAGCAGAAATATCATGGTTGATACAAAGTACATTCTTTTTATCGTTGATAAATTTGCCGATTCTAAATGGCTGATTAATGAGATGAAGATTGTGAAATAA
- a CDS encoding sugar O-acetyltransferase encodes MNNLNEKEKMLRGEIYDATDELLIQERERAKDLCFEYNHLQPSKIEERKTLLKDLLGKTKESFHIEQPFYCDYGYNIEIGENFYTNVNVVILDCAKVTFGDNVFIAPNCGFYTAGHPFDVEQRNKALEYAYPISIGNNVWIGAGSSILPGVTIGDNTVIGAGSVVNKDIPANVLAVGNPCKVVREI; translated from the coding sequence ATGAATAATCTGAACGAAAAAGAAAAAATGCTGCGTGGAGAAATTTATGATGCCACAGACGAACTATTAATTCAAGAAAGGGAAAGGGCAAAAGATCTCTGTTTCGAGTACAATCATCTTCAGCCTTCAAAAATTGAAGAAAGAAAAACTTTACTTAAAGATCTTTTGGGTAAAACGAAAGAAAGTTTCCATATCGAACAGCCTTTTTACTGCGATTACGGTTATAATATTGAGATTGGCGAAAACTTCTACACCAATGTGAATGTCGTGATTTTAGATTGTGCAAAAGTGACTTTTGGTGACAATGTTTTTATCGCACCCAATTGTGGATTTTACACTGCGGGTCATCCGTTTGATGTAGAACAGCGCAATAAAGCTCTCGAATATGCGTATCCGATCAGTATCGGAAATAATGTCTGGATCGGTGCTGGTAGCAGTATTCTTCCCGGCGTTACGATCGGTGATAATACCGTAATTGGAGCAGGAAGTGTAGTAAACAAAGATATTCCTGCCAATGTTCTGGCGGTTGGAAATCCCTGTAAAGTAGTTAGGGAAATTTAG
- a CDS encoding response regulator transcription factor → MKPIQSDLSKKLLQQDFSDLNIENLQLKKCQQLAENFVELENGIAVLSDLQFNKSYVYSGKLADELGVFQDKNIQEIESIWEEELFAKLEIEDVLQKHLLELQFFQFIKTIPSDQHRDYCVVSRLRIAEDQKAILHKMFYFTNATDKNVELALCLYHFDFLNSSLHHGMIINTANGSIIHQTEDSNSAFLSIREKEILKLIKDGKRSKEIAELLFISINTVNRHRQNILEKMRVGNTTEACTMATKLKWI, encoded by the coding sequence ATGAAACCCATTCAATCTGACCTCAGCAAAAAACTTCTTCAACAGGATTTCTCAGATTTAAATATTGAAAATTTGCAGTTGAAAAAATGTCAGCAACTCGCAGAAAATTTTGTTGAATTAGAAAATGGAATTGCAGTTTTAAGCGATCTTCAGTTTAATAAAAGCTATGTTTACTCCGGGAAACTTGCTGATGAACTTGGTGTTTTTCAGGACAAAAATATTCAGGAAATTGAGAGCATTTGGGAAGAAGAACTTTTTGCAAAGCTGGAAATAGAAGATGTCTTGCAGAAACATTTGCTGGAACTTCAGTTTTTTCAATTTATAAAAACCATTCCTTCTGATCAACATCGAGATTATTGCGTGGTAAGCAGATTGCGAATAGCCGAGGATCAAAAAGCAATTCTTCACAAGATGTTTTACTTTACAAATGCCACCGACAAAAATGTAGAATTGGCGCTTTGTCTTTATCATTTTGATTTTCTCAATTCATCACTTCATCACGGAATGATCATTAATACTGCAAACGGCTCAATAATCCATCAGACAGAAGACAGTAATTCAGCATTTTTATCAATTCGAGAAAAGGAAATCCTGAAGCTAATAAAAGACGGAAAGAGAAGTAAAGAAATTGCTGAACTTCTATTTATCAGCATCAATACTGTAAACCGTCACAGACAGAATATTTTGGAAAAAATGCGTGTAGGAAATACGACAGAAGCATGCACAATGGCGACGAAGCTGAAATGGATTTAG
- a CDS encoding Crp/Fnr family transcriptional regulator has translation MEDLIHFYVSVLGIPKDLALLHTVKFERIEIPKKTIILNHGETEDYLYFISEGIVRFFVHKMHPTEPPKEITFSFIVKNMFCSAYDSFITRKPCHYNIETLKDTIIYRIHHRDLQDLYKTTEIGNYIGRISAEGLYVRKAQREMSLLMYSAEERYLNLMKTYPEYILQIPLKYIASYLGITPQALSRIRKKIS, from the coding sequence ATGGAAGATTTAATACATTTTTACGTTTCAGTTTTAGGAATTCCCAAAGATTTGGCACTACTTCACACCGTGAAGTTTGAGAGGATAGAAATTCCGAAAAAAACAATCATATTAAATCACGGAGAGACAGAAGATTACCTGTATTTCATATCTGAGGGGATCGTGCGATTCTTTGTTCACAAAATGCATCCCACAGAACCACCGAAGGAAATTACTTTTTCTTTTATAGTTAAAAATATGTTTTGCAGTGCTTACGACTCATTTATTACCAGAAAGCCCTGTCACTATAACATTGAAACTTTAAAAGACACCATAATTTACAGAATTCATCACCGTGATCTTCAGGATCTTTATAAAACTACAGAAATTGGCAACTACATTGGCAGAATTTCCGCAGAAGGTCTTTATGTAAGAAAAGCGCAGCGGGAGATGTCCCTACTGATGTATTCCGCAGAAGAAAGATATCTAAATCTAATGAAAACATATCCTGAGTATATTCTTCAGATTCCATTAAAATATATAGCCTCATATCTCGGGATTACGCCGCAGGCATTAAGCCGAATAAGAAAGAAAATTTCTTAA
- a CDS encoding MgtC/SapB family protein: MEFLKDHSVQNELLLILISVILGLFIGAEREYQNKSAGLRTFILVCFGSCLFTILSIKIGVQDPDRLAANIITGIGFLGAGVIFKGDNKIDGITTATTIWGTASIGMAVGSGYVYLSLLGTVLVLLILSSLTYFQNIIDNNHKIREYKIIVTRLEDIAYFEEIFNKHHLKHFVARQKFTKENITTAWILTGKHTNHDLFIKELQTDEKVYAYEF; encoded by the coding sequence ATGGAATTTCTGAAAGATCATTCTGTACAAAACGAACTGCTTTTAATTTTAATTTCAGTTATTCTGGGACTTTTTATAGGAGCCGAAAGAGAGTATCAAAATAAGTCTGCGGGACTGCGTACTTTCATTCTGGTCTGTTTCGGGTCTTGTCTTTTTACAATTTTATCAATAAAAATCGGGGTGCAGGATCCCGATCGTCTTGCTGCAAATATCATCACCGGAATTGGTTTTCTGGGAGCTGGAGTTATATTCAAAGGCGACAACAAAATTGACGGAATTACTACTGCAACTACAATCTGGGGAACTGCATCGATAGGGATGGCTGTAGGATCGGGATACGTGTACCTCTCTTTATTGGGAACAGTATTGGTTCTTTTGATTTTAAGTTCGCTTACCTATTTTCAGAATATTATTGATAACAATCATAAGATCAGGGAGTATAAAATCATCGTTACGAGGCTGGAAGATATAGCATACTTTGAAGAAATATTTAATAAACATCATCTGAAACATTTCGTTGCAAGGCAAAAATTTACAAAAGAAAACATTACCACAGCTTGGATTCTTACGGGTAAACATACCAATCATGATCTTTTTATCAAAGAGCTGCAGACAGATGAGAAAGTCTATGCTTATGAATTTTAA